In one window of Pseudodesulfovibrio sediminis DNA:
- a CDS encoding glycosyltransferase family 9 protein — protein sequence MNVLIINLTRFGDVIQTQPVISGFKSQGHRVGLVCLKNFASAATLLDGIDAVIPFSGAGVLAGLDSDWRLAVKDVSVLQSDVFALFKPDMTVNLTPSVSSRMLAYALTPETGQTVGFTVDEFGFNADSNSWAAFLQMAGANRGASPFNICDLFRRAVGLSGTEGNSLKLAAPADESLNEADALLANVSEGTGFIALQMGASEERRRWPVASFAAVARTLWERDGLAPVLLGTKGEVGLGDRFADSVDFPFVNCIGRTSLTALAGVLKRCKALITNDTGTMHLAAGLGVPLCAVFLATAQPWDTGPYRAGNICLEPDMACHPCEFGKQCPHDEQCRHAVTPEAMYSSVSTLLSGERRQPVSGARVWQSVTGGDGFMNLESLSGHDQTDRALWISIQRKYFSRFLDGLPLDEGSGLGRKIRPQMGEDIFKTLTSAHDMLFLISQQGTLLMQNPRPQAKAKFLASWQRLQTILSSNQHLNILALLWVFETQRFGDDLPSLLFLSERYRLLFAALRNEFAQ from the coding sequence GTGAACGTTCTCATTATCAATCTGACCCGTTTCGGTGATGTCATTCAAACCCAACCTGTAATCTCCGGTTTCAAGAGTCAGGGGCATCGGGTCGGTCTGGTGTGCCTGAAGAATTTTGCTTCAGCCGCGACCCTGCTCGATGGCATCGATGCCGTTATCCCCTTTTCAGGGGCTGGAGTGCTTGCCGGTCTGGATTCGGATTGGAGGTTGGCGGTCAAAGACGTCTCAGTGTTGCAAAGTGATGTCTTTGCCTTGTTCAAGCCGGATATGACGGTCAACCTGACGCCATCCGTGTCATCGCGGATGCTTGCCTACGCACTGACGCCGGAGACTGGCCAGACCGTGGGATTCACGGTGGATGAATTCGGGTTCAATGCAGACAGCAATTCCTGGGCTGCGTTTTTACAGATGGCTGGAGCCAATCGTGGGGCCAGTCCGTTTAACATTTGTGATCTGTTTCGGCGGGCAGTGGGACTCAGTGGAACCGAAGGGAACTCGCTTAAGCTGGCAGCGCCGGCAGATGAGAGTCTCAATGAGGCCGACGCGCTGCTCGCGAATGTGTCTGAGGGCACTGGTTTCATCGCCCTGCAGATGGGAGCGAGCGAGGAGCGTCGGCGCTGGCCCGTGGCGAGTTTTGCCGCTGTGGCGCGTACCCTTTGGGAGCGGGATGGACTTGCTCCCGTGCTCCTTGGCACCAAAGGCGAGGTCGGTCTGGGCGACCGGTTCGCCGACAGCGTGGATTTTCCGTTCGTCAACTGTATCGGGAGGACCTCCCTCACTGCTTTGGCTGGGGTGCTCAAGCGATGCAAGGCCCTCATTACCAATGATACCGGAACCATGCACCTGGCCGCAGGTTTGGGTGTGCCGCTGTGTGCGGTCTTTCTGGCAACCGCGCAGCCGTGGGATACTGGTCCGTATCGAGCGGGCAACATCTGCTTGGAACCGGATATGGCCTGTCACCCCTGTGAATTCGGCAAACAGTGCCCCCATGACGAACAGTGTCGGCATGCGGTGACACCGGAGGCCATGTACTCCTCGGTCTCCACCCTGTTGTCTGGAGAGCGTCGGCAGCCTGTTTCAGGCGCGCGGGTGTGGCAGAGCGTGACGGGCGGAGACGGCTTCATGAATCTGGAATCCCTGTCCGGTCATGATCAGACGGACAGGGCCTTGTGGATCAGCATACAGCGGAAGTATTTCAGTCGGTTCCTCGATGGTCTTCCCCTTGATGAAGGCTCCGGGCTTGGGCGGAAAATTCGTCCGCAAATGGGTGAAGACATATTCAAAACTTTGACGAGCGCTCATGATATGTTGTTCCTGATTTCCCAGCAGGGGACTCTGCTCATGCAGAACCCGAGGCCGCAGGCCAAGGCAAAGTTCCTAGCCTCGTGGCAACGCCTGCAAACCATCCTTTCCTCGAATCAACATCTTAATATACTTGCATTATTGTGGGTTTTTGAGACGCAGCGATTCGGTGATGACCTGCCTTCGCTTCTTTTCCTGTCCGAACGGTACAGGCTCCTGTTTGCTGCTTTGCGGAACGAATTTGCTCAGTAG
- a CDS encoding putative nucleotidyltransferase substrate binding domain-containing protein, which yields MKSDEKWPLNGDYADSGMPCCLDEELLTMAREGKLVGIRRTRLDLVQDWIDEGISAEVICKRLTRFNREVIMAVLEAHAEEFPWLRQCSFLEFGSGGRAEQVLGSDQDNGLLMDISPDEDELDECTQSIVIALDGAGLALCEGGVMISNKEWRGDFETWMHRLTSWLSNPAEKGSWQSGLILDFTAVFGSQAAVQEMRDHLWEYVRTKPIAVSLLIQELTDYRLPLTFYGSFITEREGPWHGYLNIKKSVLAHLTNSVRILALKYDFPQHNTCDRIRQLIQAGHVSDTHGQLLLEAWEYLQRKRLEIGLTCDKAGIPPHNYIKPLALPSEEQKQLKKSIHAVEKLVRLIQAGAGL from the coding sequence ATGAAATCAGACGAAAAATGGCCCCTAAATGGCGATTATGCCGATTCAGGCATGCCTTGTTGCCTGGATGAAGAGCTGTTGACCATGGCTCGCGAGGGCAAGCTGGTTGGCATCCGCAGGACGCGTCTGGATCTGGTGCAGGACTGGATTGATGAAGGCATTTCGGCCGAGGTGATCTGTAAACGTCTCACCCGGTTCAACCGTGAAGTGATCATGGCCGTGCTGGAGGCCCATGCGGAAGAGTTCCCGTGGCTCAGGCAGTGTTCATTTCTTGAGTTCGGCTCCGGCGGGCGTGCGGAGCAGGTGCTGGGATCGGATCAGGACAATGGCTTGCTTATGGACATATCGCCTGACGAAGACGAACTGGATGAGTGTACCCAGTCCATCGTCATTGCTCTGGACGGCGCCGGGTTGGCCCTGTGCGAGGGCGGGGTCATGATCAGTAATAAGGAGTGGCGCGGGGATTTCGAGACGTGGATGCATCGGCTCACGAGCTGGCTCTCCAATCCGGCGGAGAAGGGGTCGTGGCAATCAGGCTTGATTCTCGATTTTACAGCGGTGTTCGGCTCTCAGGCTGCGGTGCAGGAAATGCGGGACCATCTGTGGGAGTATGTGCGCACAAAACCCATAGCCGTGTCCCTGCTGATTCAGGAATTGACGGATTACAGACTGCCCCTGACATTTTACGGTTCGTTCATTACCGAGCGGGAAGGGCCGTGGCATGGCTATCTCAATATAAAGAAGAGTGTGCTGGCGCATCTGACCAATAGCGTTCGTATCCTTGCGCTCAAGTATGATTTTCCCCAACACAATACCTGTGATCGCATCCGGCAACTCATTCAGGCCGGGCATGTTTCTGACACGCACGGCCAGCTTCTGCTTGAGGCGTGGGAATATCTCCAACGCAAACGGTTGGAAATCGGTTTGACCTGTGACAAGGCCGGTATTCCTCCTCATAACTATATAAAGCCTCTGGCCTTGCCGTCAGAAGAGCAGAAGCAGCTCAAGAAATCCATTCATGCCGTGGAAAAGCTGGTGCGTCTGATCCAAGCCGGAGCAGGGCTGTAA
- a CDS encoding DUF4212 domain-containing protein, whose amino-acid sequence MDQIEKIRKRQLRFALGIGVPYFAFVISIFMVIYLAGETISQISIMNFPLHYWLVAVAIYPITWGLFIWYVGKANAIEDEIATELEGE is encoded by the coding sequence ATGGACCAAATCGAAAAGATCAGAAAACGACAACTTAGGTTCGCACTTGGCATTGGCGTTCCGTATTTCGCCTTTGTCATCAGCATCTTTATGGTCATCTATCTGGCTGGAGAAACTATTTCACAGATCAGCATCATGAATTTCCCGCTCCATTACTGGCTGGTCGCAGTCGCCATCTACCCCATCACCTGGGGGCTGTTCATCTGGTACGTGGGAAAGGCAAATGCCATTGAAGATGAAATCGCAACTGAGCTTGAAGGAGAATAA
- a CDS encoding cation acetate symporter has product MELGYQIPIVALILIGCMLSFTIVTTFMFRSQKTSADYYLAGRKVNSFINASAISSDYLSAASFLGVAGVAFLYGFDGIIYALGFFTGYIALLLFLASPLRKFGRYTVPDFVSERFHSRKARVLGVIGVLFVSLFYMAPQMLGAGKVMGLLLDLEYGTSIVIIACIITFYVTVGGMKATTVNQLVQFWILFGAMFLLAFIPFMVKGYTYTDVVNFIATFKGPDPQTGKIFDGAAYTSPAYWLTNLKDTISLLLALMFGTSGLPHILVRFYTAPDGKAARKTVIYVLFLIGFFYILSPYVGHVVRYVYLQGQTMGVSPHLMTWLAENGKNLAVPVAGSQFGGQILLGIVVAGAFAAILSTVAGLIITCAGAIGHDLVVNVFNPDMSERSRVKVARVASICVGLLGIPLGFWAENMQIAVLVGLAFAIAASTFFPVLVMGVWWPKMTKGGAIAGLITGIVGSFFMILGKGLLPTFLQFKNPGGFVMILTFIAIYMVSKMEYSSRGEDALPPDTQEVMAILHGPEKA; this is encoded by the coding sequence ATGGAACTCGGATACCAAATACCCATAGTGGCCTTGATCCTCATCGGTTGCATGCTCTCCTTCACCATCGTGACGACCTTCATGTTCCGCAGCCAGAAAACGTCTGCCGACTATTATCTGGCCGGACGCAAGGTCAACTCCTTCATCAACGCCTCGGCCATCTCCTCGGACTATCTGTCCGCGGCATCGTTCCTCGGCGTTGCCGGTGTCGCCTTCCTGTATGGTTTTGACGGCATCATTTACGCCCTTGGCTTCTTTACGGGATATATCGCCCTGCTCCTGTTCCTGGCCAGCCCGTTGCGCAAATTCGGCCGGTATACCGTGCCCGATTTCGTTTCCGAACGGTTTCACTCACGGAAAGCCCGCGTGCTCGGCGTTATCGGCGTCCTGTTCGTCTCGCTCTTCTACATGGCTCCGCAGATGCTTGGTGCGGGCAAGGTCATGGGCCTGCTGCTCGACCTCGAGTATGGCACGTCCATCGTCATCATCGCCTGCATCATCACCTTTTACGTCACTGTGGGCGGCATGAAGGCAACCACCGTCAACCAGCTGGTCCAGTTCTGGATTCTGTTCGGCGCCATGTTCCTGCTCGCCTTCATTCCTTTCATGGTCAAAGGGTATACCTACACCGACGTGGTCAACTTCATCGCCACGTTCAAGGGACCGGACCCGCAGACCGGCAAGATCTTTGATGGCGCTGCCTACACCAGCCCCGCCTACTGGCTGACCAACCTCAAGGATACCATCTCCCTGTTGCTGGCTCTCATGTTCGGCACGTCCGGCCTGCCCCACATTCTGGTGCGTTTCTACACCGCTCCTGACGGCAAGGCTGCACGCAAGACCGTTATCTACGTGCTCTTCCTCATCGGGTTTTTCTACATCCTGAGCCCGTATGTCGGCCACGTTGTCCGCTATGTCTACCTTCAGGGCCAGACCATGGGCGTCAGCCCGCACCTGATGACCTGGCTGGCCGAAAACGGCAAGAACCTGGCTGTGCCTGTCGCAGGCTCGCAGTTCGGCGGCCAGATTCTGCTCGGTATCGTTGTGGCCGGAGCCTTTGCGGCCATCCTGTCCACCGTGGCCGGTCTCATCATCACCTGCGCCGGAGCCATCGGGCATGACCTCGTGGTCAACGTCTTCAACCCGGACATGTCTGAACGCTCTCGCGTCAAGGTCGCCCGCGTGGCCTCCATCTGTGTCGGCCTGCTCGGTATTCCCCTTGGATTCTGGGCTGAAAACATGCAGATCGCCGTACTCGTCGGACTCGCCTTTGCCATTGCCGCCTCCACCTTCTTCCCCGTGCTCGTCATGGGTGTGTGGTGGCCCAAGATGACCAAGGGCGGTGCCATCGCCGGCCTCATCACCGGTATCGTCGGCTCCTTCTTCATGATCCTCGGCAAAGGGCTGCTGCCCACGTTCCTGCAGTTCAAGAACCCCGGTGGATTCGTAATGATCCTGACGTTCATCGCCATCTATATGGTCTCCAAAATGGAATACTCCTCCAGGGGTGAGGACGCCCTGCCTCCGGACACTCAAGAGGTAATGGCCATTCTCCACGGACCGGAAAAAGCCTAA
- a CDS encoding ACT domain-containing protein, which produces MQQTFITTVTGEDSPELLKSLAQRTRTFGGEWLSSKVIKTSGRFAALMKVSIPTSKEEELMSTLQTDYPDLMFSNSSLSPLDKENIQTVSLTIDSTDRPGLTKDICKIFEDMNIIIDSMEIHRFPVVLIGKTVYNAKLVISMSINMREATLEAMFSDLSENVRVTLDQ; this is translated from the coding sequence ATGCAACAAACATTCATTACCACAGTCACTGGTGAAGACAGCCCTGAGCTACTAAAATCCTTGGCACAACGAACTCGAACGTTTGGCGGAGAATGGCTCTCAAGCAAAGTGATCAAAACCAGTGGCCGCTTTGCTGCCCTGATGAAAGTATCCATCCCGACCAGCAAAGAAGAAGAACTCATGTCGACTCTTCAAACGGATTACCCGGACTTGATGTTCTCAAATTCATCACTCTCCCCTCTGGACAAGGAAAACATCCAAACAGTCAGCCTCACCATTGACAGTACAGACCGCCCCGGACTGACCAAAGACATCTGCAAAATATTTGAGGACATGAACATTATCATCGACTCCATGGAAATACACCGATTCCCGGTGGTTCTCATCGGCAAAACGGTCTACAATGCCAAACTGGTCATATCAATGTCTATCAATATGAGAGAAGCCACGCTTGAAGCGATGTTCTCCGACCTCTCTGAGAATGTCCGAGTCACTCTCGACCAATAA
- a CDS encoding DUF3360 family protein yields MRTFDFSLIKGMSFMQASKNNRYQDLHKPAKEFSRRNQYLDHELTIMRPKRWGLNLPGRDFRFEWEDLIPAIAGTIGLVVMCTAITKSFASAYGLDMAFIVENVRVDMIAVSLFFVILFSGIFNPRANLAGIHGPMLPLIPLMAASGSHPLALGGLIAVFGIILSVSKGGSRLVKVTSQGVAGGLLVYLGAIGTIGQVGAIRAWAESLNLGYIGFAVLFGNFLLYAYLARIGKRWLSIPLCSLFAAVIALSLGAPFEFTTGPGLPSFNPMYWWGETTGWKLGLPGMTHFIAALPFAILAVAMWSPDFLGHRIFQEMNYPAKAKHVLMDVDDTMIGCSLRQVVTNIVGSGCITSSWGTYMIPAAIAKRPIPGGAILTGVLSIVVAIAGFPMDIAVWRPVLSIALLVGVYLPLLEAGMEMVHNTKDAKAAGACIFASAIVNPVFGWALTMFLDNNGLIADKERAAGLNLVDRFVIPGLGFIISTLAMAVVGMIPGIPALIK; encoded by the coding sequence TTGCGAACATTTGATTTCTCGCTAATCAAAGGGATGTCTTTTATGCAAGCCTCTAAAAATAACCGATATCAAGATTTGCACAAGCCTGCCAAAGAATTCAGCCGGCGCAATCAATACCTTGACCATGAATTGACTATTATGCGTCCCAAACGGTGGGGCTTGAATCTTCCCGGTCGGGATTTTCGATTCGAATGGGAAGATCTTATTCCTGCCATTGCTGGTACTATCGGACTGGTAGTCATGTGTACGGCCATTACAAAGTCATTTGCAAGCGCCTATGGTCTGGATATGGCTTTTATCGTGGAAAATGTTCGTGTTGACATGATTGCCGTTTCACTCTTTTTCGTCATTCTGTTTTCCGGCATATTTAATCCTCGGGCTAATCTCGCGGGTATCCATGGTCCGATGCTTCCCCTGATTCCCCTCATGGCTGCTTCGGGTTCACACCCGCTGGCTCTGGGTGGTCTGATCGCCGTATTTGGTATAATTTTGAGTGTGAGCAAAGGTGGATCACGTTTGGTCAAGGTCACAAGCCAGGGTGTAGCTGGAGGACTACTTGTCTATCTTGGAGCTATTGGGACAATTGGTCAGGTCGGTGCCATTCGGGCGTGGGCTGAATCCCTTAATCTCGGGTATATTGGATTTGCTGTCCTTTTCGGAAATTTCCTTCTGTATGCCTATCTTGCAAGAATTGGCAAACGCTGGTTGTCCATCCCCCTGTGTTCTCTGTTTGCAGCGGTGATTGCTCTTTCTTTGGGGGCACCGTTTGAATTTACTACCGGCCCCGGCTTGCCAAGTTTTAATCCCATGTACTGGTGGGGTGAGACTACAGGGTGGAAACTTGGGTTGCCTGGTATGACACATTTTATTGCTGCATTGCCTTTTGCCATTCTGGCCGTAGCCATGTGGTCTCCGGATTTTCTGGGCCATCGCATTTTCCAGGAGATGAACTATCCAGCTAAGGCCAAACATGTTCTGATGGATGTCGATGACACCATGATCGGTTGTTCTCTGCGTCAGGTCGTTACAAATATTGTGGGAAGTGGTTGTATTACTTCTTCCTGGGGGACCTATATGATTCCGGCAGCTATCGCCAAGCGACCAATCCCTGGAGGAGCTATTCTGACTGGTGTGTTGAGTATCGTTGTTGCTATAGCTGGCTTTCCCATGGACATTGCGGTCTGGCGGCCCGTTTTGAGTATCGCACTTCTGGTCGGGGTTTATCTTCCCTTGCTTGAGGCAGGTATGGAGATGGTTCACAATACCAAGGATGCCAAAGCTGCGGGCGCATGCATTTTTGCTTCCGCTATCGTCAACCCAGTATTCGGTTGGGCCTTAACGATGTTTTTGGATAACAATGGTCTTATCGCAGACAAGGAGCGCGCTGCTGGCTTGAATCTGGTTGACCGTTTTGTCATTCCCGGCCTTGGTTTCATAATCAGTACATTGGCCATGGCGGTTGTTGGTATGATCCCGGGTATTCCAGCTCTTATTAAGTAA
- a CDS encoding TIGR03960 family B12-binding radical SAM protein yields the protein MKELLPILPRPSRYLGSEWGATFKDLDTVTVRCALAFPDMYEVGMSYLGQKILSQAINAHPQFWAERVYTPCQETAAILREHKVLLATMESDTPLIEMDVIGISLTHELCYTNILYLLDLAGIPFRTEERNASHPLIIAGGGATFNAEPVSPFFDAMVIGDGEEAMPAILSCIEQAKQDDISRAQLLERLSDIPGIYIPSFFEDQGPGQPLKPLKEGYESVEKAVVDDLNSTPFPTGQTIPFDAIHDRLTMEIARGCTRGCRFCQAGMIYRPVRERSLEELDRILSDGLAETGYEETSMLSLSTGDFSGLDTLFTRSFDKCASEQISISLPSLRVGSLSAPIMERISSIRRTGATLAPEAGSQRMRDVINKGVDEQGLIDHVKLLFDNGWQGVKLYFMIGLPTETDEDLDAIVDLCLKVRDSAGRHIKRLQVSAAVSPFVPKPQTPFQWEPQISYDEIYRRIGYLRDQFRRHKRINIKYHEPEMTSLEGVFSRGDRRLAEVIERAYAKGALFSSWKDHLRLEPYKEAMDEAGLDWDEYTGPRDPEDPLPWDHISSGITKDFLLKERNRALSEKITEDCRYGACRNCGVCEFDGHTSTLTEQISDKDIQHKLVFKKRDQENEQPPYTIEKPDLTVKGSHYRLWYEKNGPAAYLSQLELQAVFERAFRRAKLPMAFSAGFHPMPRLSFGKALPVGVSSMAEWINVFFREDFEPNEVVERLSPNMPLGLKPLKAQRLSMGKKQPQSVEEVFELHFVKDAARRLTQWKAFMDNDEFIIEKRTKKKGMKPFNIRPIIKEMTETDNGLTLVMDWRESYMSPLTLCLSVMQNASQLDFTLTKTEQRFD from the coding sequence ATGAAAGAACTACTTCCGATCCTCCCCCGTCCCTCCCGCTACCTCGGCAGCGAATGGGGGGCCACCTTCAAGGACCTCGACACTGTCACGGTCCGGTGTGCTCTGGCTTTTCCCGATATGTATGAAGTCGGCATGTCCTACCTGGGGCAGAAGATTCTTTCTCAGGCCATAAACGCACATCCGCAATTCTGGGCCGAGCGTGTCTATACTCCGTGCCAGGAGACAGCAGCGATACTGCGCGAGCACAAAGTTCTCCTTGCCACAATGGAGTCGGACACGCCGCTGATAGAGATGGACGTCATTGGCATCAGCCTGACCCATGAGCTCTGCTATACCAACATCCTGTATCTGCTGGACCTGGCAGGCATCCCCTTCCGAACCGAGGAGCGAAACGCGTCTCACCCGCTGATTATTGCCGGAGGCGGCGCGACCTTCAATGCCGAACCTGTGTCTCCCTTCTTTGATGCCATGGTTATCGGCGACGGCGAAGAGGCCATGCCCGCCATTCTCAGCTGTATCGAACAGGCCAAACAGGACGATATTTCCCGCGCACAACTCCTTGAAAGGTTGTCAGATATCCCGGGGATCTATATTCCTTCATTCTTTGAAGATCAGGGACCGGGCCAACCGCTGAAGCCCCTCAAGGAAGGATATGAATCCGTGGAAAAAGCCGTGGTTGACGACCTCAATTCCACCCCGTTCCCCACAGGGCAGACCATCCCCTTTGATGCCATCCATGACCGGCTGACCATGGAGATCGCCCGCGGCTGTACACGCGGCTGTCGTTTCTGTCAGGCAGGCATGATCTATCGCCCGGTGCGCGAACGCTCGCTCGAAGAGTTGGACCGTATCCTCTCAGATGGACTGGCTGAAACCGGATATGAGGAGACCTCAATGCTCTCCCTGTCCACCGGCGACTTTTCCGGGCTGGATACACTGTTCACCCGCAGCTTCGACAAATGCGCCTCCGAACAGATTTCCATTTCCCTGCCCTCCCTGCGCGTAGGCTCACTGTCCGCGCCCATCATGGAGCGGATTTCATCCATTCGCCGCACCGGCGCGACCCTGGCTCCGGAGGCAGGCAGCCAACGCATGCGCGACGTGATCAATAAGGGCGTGGACGAACAGGGGCTCATTGATCACGTCAAACTCCTCTTCGACAACGGCTGGCAGGGTGTGAAACTCTATTTCATGATCGGCCTGCCCACCGAGACAGACGAAGACCTCGACGCCATTGTCGATCTCTGTCTCAAGGTTCGAGATTCAGCCGGACGCCATATCAAGCGGTTACAGGTTTCGGCGGCGGTTTCACCGTTCGTGCCCAAACCCCAGACGCCGTTCCAATGGGAACCGCAAATTTCCTACGACGAGATTTACCGTCGGATCGGATACTTGCGTGACCAGTTCAGACGACACAAACGGATCAACATCAAATACCATGAGCCTGAGATGACCTCCTTGGAAGGCGTCTTCTCCCGTGGCGATCGCCGTCTGGCCGAAGTCATCGAACGGGCGTATGCCAAAGGCGCGCTCTTCTCCAGCTGGAAAGATCATCTTCGGCTGGAGCCATATAAGGAAGCCATGGACGAAGCCGGGCTTGATTGGGATGAGTACACCGGCCCCCGCGACCCGGAAGACCCGCTGCCCTGGGACCACATCTCAAGCGGCATAACCAAGGACTTTCTGCTCAAGGAACGCAACCGCGCCCTGTCGGAAAAAATCACCGAAGACTGCCGCTACGGTGCGTGTCGCAACTGCGGCGTGTGCGAATTCGACGGGCACACCTCCACGTTGACGGAACAAATCAGCGACAAGGATATCCAGCACAAACTCGTTTTCAAGAAACGGGATCAGGAAAATGAACAGCCGCCCTATACCATTGAGAAGCCGGATCTGACCGTCAAAGGGTCGCATTACCGGCTGTGGTATGAAAAGAACGGCCCTGCCGCATACCTGAGCCAGCTCGAACTCCAGGCTGTTTTCGAACGCGCCTTTCGCAGAGCCAAACTCCCCATGGCGTTTTCCGCCGGGTTCCACCCCATGCCACGCCTGTCATTTGGAAAAGCCCTGCCAGTGGGCGTGTCCAGCATGGCCGAATGGATCAATGTTTTCTTCCGCGAGGATTTTGAACCCAACGAGGTCGTCGAACGGCTGTCGCCCAACATGCCGCTGGGATTGAAACCACTCAAGGCCCAACGGCTTTCCATGGGCAAGAAGCAGCCCCAGTCCGTCGAAGAAGTCTTTGAACTTCATTTTGTGAAAGATGCAGCCAGACGCCTGACGCAATGGAAGGCATTCATGGACAATGACGAATTCATCATTGAAAAACGCACCAAGAAAAAAGGCATGAAACCATTCAACATCCGTCCAATTATCAAGGAAATGACCGAGACGGACAATGGGCTGACACTGGTTATGGACTGGCGGGAGAGTTACATGAGTCCGCTGACCCTCTGCCTGTCAGTCATGCAGAACGCCAGCCAACTTGATTTCACGCTGACAAAGACCGAACAGCGTTTCGATTAG
- a CDS encoding ABC transporter substrate-binding protein yields the protein MMSTIKSAGKFSLFLLTLIVAAMLLAGCGEEKKEEKAAAPEAPAKVTLKLAMDADPVSLDPHVQLSGGMLQYSHMVFDSLVRYDKDMNFQPRLAEKWERIDDLTMRFHLRKGVKFHSGNPFTAADVVFTIDRLKKSDDYKGLFEPFVGAKAIDDYTVDLITKSPYGLVLNMATYVFPMDKAFYSGTDDKGKAKDLIIKTDYSFANENESGTGPFMVTAREQGVKTVFTRFADYWEKTGNIEEIVLSPIKNDATRVAALLSGDVDFIMPVPPQDLDRIKTTEGLQLVTMSGSRIITFQLNQKSNPALADPKVRLAMAYAYDNNGVVEKIMKGFATAAGQMSPKGYVGYSEKLAPRYDVEKAKALMAESGFPNGFEATMIAPNNRYVNDEKISEAFVSMMSKIGIKISLKTMPKAQYWDEFDAQVADIQMIGWHSDTEDSGNFYEFLSMCRNAETGYGQYNSGNYCNAKVDELTLAAQVETDPAKRAAQCQEVETIQYDEAGFIPLHWQNLSWASKTGMNTEDIVNVMNFPYFGDLVIK from the coding sequence ATGATGTCGACGATCAAATCCGCCGGCAAATTTTCTCTTTTCCTTCTCACTCTGATCGTTGCCGCCATGCTGTTGGCCGGTTGCGGAGAAGAGAAGAAAGAAGAAAAAGCCGCTGCCCCTGAAGCCCCTGCAAAAGTCACCTTGAAACTCGCCATGGACGCTGATCCGGTCTCCCTTGACCCCCATGTCCAGCTGTCCGGCGGCATGCTTCAGTACTCCCATATGGTATTTGATTCCTTGGTCCGTTATGACAAGGACATGAACTTCCAGCCCCGTCTGGCTGAAAAATGGGAACGTATTGATGACCTGACAATGCGCTTTCACCTGCGCAAAGGCGTCAAATTCCACTCCGGCAACCCCTTCACAGCTGCTGATGTTGTCTTCACCATCGACCGCCTGAAGAAATCCGATGACTACAAGGGCCTGTTCGAGCCCTTCGTCGGTGCCAAGGCCATTGATGACTACACCGTGGACCTGATCACCAAAAGCCCCTACGGCCTGGTGCTCAACATGGCCACCTATGTCTTCCCCATGGACAAGGCATTCTACTCCGGTACTGATGACAAGGGTAAGGCCAAGGATCTCATCATCAAGACCGACTACTCCTTTGCCAACGAGAACGAATCCGGCACCGGTCCCTTCATGGTCACTGCCCGCGAACAGGGCGTGAAGACTGTCTTCACCCGCTTTGCCGACTACTGGGAAAAAACCGGTAACATTGAGGAAATCGTCCTCTCCCCGATCAAGAACGACGCCACCCGTGTTGCAGCTCTGCTGTCCGGCGATGTCGACTTCATCATGCCCGTTCCTCCGCAGGATCTGGATCGCATCAAGACCACCGAAGGTCTGCAGTTGGTCACCATGTCCGGTTCCCGCATCATTACCTTCCAGCTCAACCAGAAGAGCAACCCCGCACTGGCCGACCCCAAGGTCCGCCTGGCCATGGCTTACGCTTACGACAACAACGGTGTCGTCGAAAAGATCATGAAGGGTTTTGCCACCGCCGCCGGTCAGATGTCCCCCAAGGGCTATGTCGGTTACAGCGAAAAGCTGGCTCCCCGTTACGATGTTGAAAAGGCCAAGGCTCTCATGGCCGAGTCCGGTTTCCCCAACGGTTTCGAGGCAACCATGATCGCCCCGAACAACCGCTACGTGAACGACGAAAAGATCTCCGAGGCCTTTGTCTCCATGATGTCCAAGATCGGCATCAAGATCTCCCTGAAGACCATGCCCAAGGCCCAGTACTGGGATGAGTTCGATGCTCAGGTCGCCGACATCCAGATGATCGGCTGGCATTCTGACACCGAAGACTCCGGCAACTTCTACGAATTCCTGTCCATGTGCCGCAATGCCGAAACCGGCTACGGCCAGTACAACTCCGGCAACTACTGTAACGCCAAGGTGGACGAGCTGACTCTGGCCGCTCAGGTCGAGACCGATCCTGCCAAGCGTGCAGCCCAGTGTCAGGAAGTTGAAACCATCCAATACGATGAAGCCGGATTCATTCCTCTGCATTGGCAGAACCTGTCTTGGGCATCCAAGACCGGCATGAACACCGAAGACATCGTGAACGTCATGAACTTCCCGTACTTTGGCGACCTGGTCATCAAGTAG